Part of the Vigna unguiculata cultivar IT97K-499-35 chromosome 3, ASM411807v1, whole genome shotgun sequence genome, TAATCCAATTTAATTCAGTTCAACTTAAAAAAGCAAATTTAGTCATGATTAAGTGAATTCTAACTAACTTCAGATGACTTTTTCATAAGTAATTTTCATAGGTTATGACAAAACATTTAATACTTAAAAACTAAAGTTTTGTTTTAACATCAGATACAATATTCATAAACTCTGCACTCTGCACAAAACTCAATCATCAGAGCTAACAACAACAATGGGAGAGGTAGACCCTGCTTTCATCCAAGACCCACAACACAGACCAAAGTTGAATACTATCCAAGCTGAAGAAATTCCAGTGATAGATCTCTCCCCGATAACCCACGACTCAGTTTCAGATCCATCTTCCATTGAAGGGTTAGTGAAGGAGATAGGAAGTGCATGCAAGGAATGGGGTTTCTTCCAAGTAATCAACCATGGGGTTCCCATCACTCTCAGACAAAACATTGAGCAAGGTTCAAGGATGTTCTTTGGTCAGACTCTGGAGGAGAAGAGGAAGGTTAGAAGAAATGAGTTTTCTCCATATGGTTACTATGACACAGAACACACCAAAAACGTTAGGGACTGGAAAGAAGTGTTTGATTTTCAAGTCAAAGACCCCACTTTCATTCCTGTCACTTCTGATGAACATGACGATCGAATCACTCACTGGACTAATCAATCCCCTCAGTACCCACCAAACTTTAGGTAATTCAGCTTCACTTTGTATAAAACCTGTCAAATTAGTGAAGTACTTGCGTATAAATGATGTGAATATGTGTACATGGATAGGGATATAATCGAAGAGTACATCGAAGAGATGGAAAAGTTGTCCTTTAGGTTGATGGAGCTCATTGCTCTGAGCTTAGGCCTTGAGGCAAAGAGGTTTGAAGAGTTTTTCATGAAAGATCAAACCAGTTTTATTCGTCTGAACCACTATCCTCCATGCCCTTGTCCTCACCTAGCCCTTGGTGTTGGTCGGCATAAGGACGCTGGAGCCTTGACCCTTCTTGCACAGGATGAGGTTGGTGGACTTCAAGTCAAACGCAAAGCAGATCAAGAGTGGGTTCGAGTGAAACCTACCCCAGATGCATACATAATCAATGTTGGTGATATCATTCAGGTGGGGTTGCTGAAACTGTGTAAAGATATGGAAGATGTTGAAATTTCATTGAAGTTAATAGTGTTGAATATTATTGAATCTGCAGAATGCAGTAGTTTATGAAACATTAGAAGGTGATAGTTATAGTTTGTTAATGCAGGTTTGGAGCAATGACTTGTATGAGAGTGTGGAACACAGAGTGATGGTTAACTCTGAGAAAGAAAGGTTTTCCATtccatttttcttcttccctGCACACGACACCGAAGTGAAGCCTTTGGAGGAATTGACTGATGAGAAAAACCCTCCAAAATATAGGCCATACAAATGGGGCAAGTTTCTTGTTCGTAGAAAGGGAAGCAATTTCAAGAAACAAAATGTGGAGAACATTCAGATTTATCACTATAAGATAACTTGAAGGATAACAAAATATCTTATCCGAGGCCCTGGAATGTTTCTGATTTTCTGCACTCTGATCTTATTATGCAGTAAACAGAACTAGTGAATGTTATGTGTGGAAGGAgcatataataaaagaaaaatattgaaattgcATGGATCCTTGATTGTTTTTACTGTTTCAAGTTTTATAGTGTTGAGTAAGTATCGTTTTACAGGGCCTTGTCGATGATGTAAACTATTTGTTCACCGTAATAGCTACCGAACATAATAGATTCAATTTTAGTGTGCATCCATTTTCAGTTTTCATGATTAACATAATAGAttcaatttttacaaataatgttttctttttataaaaatttattgaacCCATGACCACTCATTCACAATTTAAATGCACAACCAACTCAACCAATTATGTTTcttgataattattataattctattattataCTATCACTTAACACGCCCAaacattttatcaaaataataacaaaccaAATATAACACAACTGGAATACATAGGATTTGAACTTAAGTCCTTAcatacaattaattaaaatcacttgagttagtactttttcacatcataccaattaatatttaatgacatcaAAATTCccaccacccgcatttattaattaattaattaatttccacgggtcttacatagAACATATTTTGATCTCAAGTCCATCGAATGTCATCGTTAGGATGAATCATTGTGTATTTGATGTATTGTCCGCTTTGGAACCTAGAGTTCTATCAtagttttgtccttaaaaggcaCCTCAAAGAGGAGTCGAAGGAGGAAGAATGAGGTATATGGAGAATGAGGGTTCATCCTCTATGGAGGACTTAAGGGAACCGATAGTTTGTTTGTAGAACCTCGTTTTCGGCCTCACAGTATGTTCCGGTCTGAAGTCCATAAACTAATCGTCATTAAAGTCAATTATCCCGCATTCGAGCATCatgattttgtctttaaaaaggAGTTTGGGTATAAAAGAATGAAagagtatttaaattatctttaatcTCAACTCGTAAATAATATGAGACTATTGAGCGTGACAAaggataacattttttattttcatatttatcttcaaaatgattatgttgattttgattttttcaaaaactttatatagaaaatattgATCGGTCATTCTTATGGAAGccttttgaaattaaaagtaaagttgaaaaaataatacttctgtaattaaaaataaaaccaaaaacataaatagaaaatatttttcaaattaaacgCCCTTTATCTGTCCACCGACAACGTCCAACACAAAAGCCAAATTTTGGTACATCAATGACTACTAGGCCAACCAGAATTTGATATAATAGTTTAGAATTGAAGCATGAAATGTTAGTTTTTTTCTTGGTGCTACATCAAGCTTAGTAACAGTAAAGAGGATTTTGACGTTATTTATTGTGTTCTTGCTGTGGGATAATTCACGtacacaattatttttttaattctgagAAAGAACAAATTAGGTAGGAGAAGAGATCAGAGGATGACTGGGTCTGACAGACACATCGTTTGTCTGTTTCTTGGATTTTCCTATCCTAACCCAATCCTTTCTCTTCACACTTCTCGCAACTCTTCTTAAAAGTTGAGTGAAAAGTTAgaagtgataaattaaaatattaattaatttattagaacgttattattattattactttagttttgtttatatatatatatatatccgcAGTCGGCAAAGAACTCTATGATCAGAGCAACAACAATAATGGGAGAGGTAGACCCTGCTTTCATCCAAGACCTGGAACACAGGCCAAAGTTGCATACCCTCCAAACTCAAAACATTCCTGTTATAGATCTCTCCCCAATAACCAACCACGCAGTTTCAGATCCATCTTCCATTGAAGGGTTAGTGAAGGAGATAGGAAGTGCATGCAAGGAATGGGGTTTCTTCCAGGTAATCAACCATGGGGTTCCCATCACTCTCAGACAAAACATTGAGCAAGGTTCGAGGATGTTCTTTGGTCAGACTCTGGAGGAGAAGAGGAAGGTTAGAAGAGATGAGAAGAGTGCCGTGGGTTATTATGATACTGAGCATACCAAGAACGTTAGGGACTGGAAAGAAGTGTTTGATTTTCTAGCCAAAGACCCCACTTTGGTTCCTCTCAGTGCTGATGAACACGATGATCGACTCACTCAATGGACTAATACATCACCTCCATACCCTCCCAACTTCAGGTAATTCATATCTTCACTTTGTAAAATAGGGTGAATTCCAAAGAAAGATTgaataaaatggaaaaaatttGAGAAGATTGATAGGAATGGCTAAGGAACCTCTTGTACGGCTAATATTAGAGTAATATTTAGGACACCTTTGGTTGCCTTGTCGTCAGTAAAATTCTTCACTCACCTTGTTAATGGTTGAGATGATAAAGTGACCCACCACATTTACAAATAATATCATCAGTTTACAAAATATACAAGTCcatgttaattttataagattgagttaaattttaaaaatattttttaacattttagaatataattgattatattaattttttagttttaacctatattttaattaaataatttaatatattatcttGTTATCATTTATAATTGTCATAATGAAGGAGAGAGTAAAAGTgggggtgtaaaaataattgttttttttagaatattcaTGGGAGTACAATAACACAATAACCTAATAATGATTTAATCTAACCGAAACATAGTTGTGTTGAGAGTACTTTTAATTGTTCAAATAGGCTCCAAccctagagatgtcaaaatgggtttcaatcCGTGAGTTAATCTGGCTCACTTAATCtatgggttaaacgggttcgagttGGGTTGAAGGTGGATTGGCCCATTTAAcccacaaacatttttttacaatttttttaaatttttttaaattttttaaatttttttaaaatttttttaatttttttaaattttttaaatttttttattttttttagtaattatttattactccTATTATAtgtgttcacaatttcatatttttaaatgctagtttgttacttaattatatttgaatagtttgaatgtttaattaatttgattctcaagttatatatatatatatatgttgatactttaatctttaactataatctttatagtaaattattcaagtaaccgtcttataaacaattttttctaaattagcatgaaaaaaatgtataatttttttatttatattttgttgaatagcatgacagaaaatttgtaatattagtcatgctttcttagactaatggatattttcttgaaaataattcttcatatattggtggtgagcatgatcaaaatattggttcttgattttactatgattgttaTCTCATgggttatttaaaaatttatttaaatatttaaatactaaaaaaaaacctttttttaggtgggttggtaagtcaacccacttaacccaccaacccgtggtgggttgagccgggttacaaaatttctgactcaccagaaagtgagccgggttgggttcactcattttcaactcGGTTCGTGATGGACCAACCCGTGTGAGTCGGATTGGCTTACTTTGACATGTCTATCCAACCCCAATGTAGGTTAATCTTCTACTGGTCGGTACCAGATTACGTACATTGAACTTCTAAACCAACATAATACAAAAGTTATTAAAAGGTAGTTATATTATAACTATTAATCAATGCACTTCATTATTCTAATGTGTATACTTGAAATCTTAAATCATTAAactctttaaatattaaataatatagtcTCTTAAAAATTTTACTCTAATGTAtctaacaaaatatatgttgaaattataaattttaacaaaaacaaaaattcaaaacatattaACCAATTAACCTACCTCAATCCTCCTCAATCAAATTGTGAATTTTGTAGTTTATATAATTGCCATATACTTTGTTTCAAATGTTGATTAAGCTACACTTACTTTAGTTGCTTGATTTTAAATGTGAAGGAGAAAAATCTTGATCCAAGTGAACAAGCATAAACTAATGTACTATTCATATCGTCTATCGACTTTGTCCGGTCTCTATCAGAGTAGTTAGTCAACTTTGTACCATATATTAAActcctttttatcttttaaatatcttaaaattcttttaataactTTAGCATGAAGTTAACTTTCTTTGCATGAATCTTCACAAAAGGCTTGAAGGATCCATGATATCTAGTTATGTGACTATGAAATAACAAGTTTATTAATTGTCAACTTATAATGCTCTATCATACTTTATCAATTAAGGATTCACAAGTAATAAGAATGAGCAAAATTGGTAAAGTACCAATGAATTATGCTTTACCATGCTTTGGGGTTGCTTGATTTACTCCATATAAActctttttagtttaaatacTTTAGCTTCGCTGCCTTTGATTATAAAGCCTATGTTTTCCTCAAGCACATTTCAAAAGGTTTGACTTGGCATCAATTGGTGTATGCTCCAACCTTTTCGTGTTGCAAAAGCTATTAAATCTCTAAGTATATTTAGGGTCCATTGAGGTAAAGATTTCATTGTAGTCAAACCTTGGTTGTTGCGAATATCCTTAAAGACTAATCTTACCTTATTCTTTTGTATGGTGTCATCATAATTGAACTTTTGTTTTATAAACTCATCAAAATCTAGTGACATTTTTTTAGTGTGGACAATCTATGAGTTATCCAACATCATTCTTTTccatcattttaatttctttctccATTTTCTTGATCCACACTTTTGGATTTACTTCTTCTTTATAACATTCAAAATtgaatattgatatattttcatGTTTCAAACATGTGGACGATCGTGTAAGTTGCTTAAGCCCAACAAGTACTAAACAAGTCATCTTCTTTAGCATTGATCAAGTCATATCCATTTATTAGTGCAAAAATTGGGTTTTATAACAACTTATTATGACAATTATAATCCATATGACATAATAAGTGAAATggtaacaaattataaatatgacaAAACTTTCTATGTCAGGTATCACTAGAACTGACATAGAAAGTGGGAGCGTTgacacttttaaaataaagtacaagaCTTTCTATAGTgattatacttaaaattgacATAGAAAGTTAAAGGGATGACAATTTTGTAGTAAAGTACAAGACTTTTTATGCTGATTATATCTAGAATAAGTGACCAATTTAGACACTAATTTCTTTGGTAGGCAAAACCTTTGTAGTTaatattagtgaccaatttagcgACTAATTCACAatccaattataattttttattcataatatagaCTATTTTAGATACCAATAATCttagtttaaaaatttgtatctaaatttgtcactatagtgattaattactttttgtttctaaaattggtTATATTTAGGCATTTTCTTATACTGATGGAAGAACTCTTATGTTTAGGTAAGGGCCATTTCATCCATTCATAACCTCCAAGTCTCTACATTGTTAAGTTTTTTCCACAATACAAATGGCGGCtactaatttcttaattattctaGTATTTTTTCCAtgacttttaataaatatttatgaaagtTCCTGAAATTATCTCCACATTTCTAGAGTTTTCTTCTagaatttttttacatgtagtgaaatataacattttttattgctaacaattattatttttcatgtcaAATTCTAGTTAAATtaaagtttctttttttcttgtattttgtgTGAACATGAATATGGCCAGGGATATAATCCAGGAGTATGTTGAAGAGATGGAAAAGTTATCATTTAAGTTAATGGAGCTTATAGCTTTGAGTTTAGGGCTTGAAGCAAAAAGGTTTGAGGAATATTTTATGAAAGATCAAACTAGTTTTATTCGTTTCAACCATTATCCTCCATGCCCTAATCCTCATCTAGCCCTTGGTGTTGGTCGTCATAAAGATCCTGGAGCCTTAACCATTCTTGGACAAGATGAGGTTGAAGGACTTGAAGTGAAACACAAAGCATATGAAGAATGGATAAGAATTAAACCCATCCCAAATGCTTACATTATCAACCTCGGTGATATTGTTCAGGTAGTATAGTTTGCtattaaagttaataaatataacataagatgataatttttttattgaaaaatgtgttttaattatatttttctttcataagaGAGggtattaaaaattttaaatcgaGTAGAGATAAGTATAACTAAGTGTAAATCTCactttataagttaattttgtaagattgatcAATATCatgagttaagtttaaaatctattttttttaataaagagaaatgtTAACTAAATGTTTTGGAGTTGTTTGTACAGGTTTGGAGTAACGATGCGTATGAGAGTCCAGAGCATAGAGTGGTGGTGAACTCAGAGAAAGAAAGATTTTCTAttccattctttttcttccCTGCACAAGAAACTGAAGTCAAGCCTTTGGACGAGTTGATAAATGATCAAAACCCTTCCAAATATAGGACATACAAATGGGGCAAGTTTCTTGTCCATAGATTCAACACTAATTTCAAGAAACATAAGGTGGATAACATTCAAATTTACGattataagataaaatgataGCACATTAACGATAATATTTATCTTATGCATGTAAATTAGAAATTGGGTATAATATGTAGAACCATTGATAAAAACACTATTTTGGAAATGAATGGATGTAATCAAATTTGCTTATAAATTTCCTAGTGTGCCTCATATATGAAGTATTATTGAATAAAAGAATCAAGTATCATTTATCATGTTTATCTATTGCATTTGGACTTTTTCACAATTAACGATTATCaccttgattttatttttacaactaCCTAGTACCCTTTTAAGTTTTGATGTACTAATTAATGTGTGTCTTGTTCCAACCTTGTTTGGAGGATCAAATACATCAATTATCTATTAAGTATATTTCACTAAAAGTAGTTATATTAtacttaaatgaaattattattaatgataatgtTTTCTATTTCGGTCCCAAGTTCGGTGATAGAATCACCATATAACCAAGGTATTGTTCTCCTTAGAGCATGACTCCGTCATGATTGGGTATGGTAGGAACATAAGCCTCAATGATAGAATCACTATCAATCACCATGCATCCAAGGTACATTTTTTCTGCTTTGGAGCTTGCCCGTCACAATTTTATCCTTGAAAGGCGCCTCAAAAGGTGGAAGGAGGAAGGGATATTTAAATCGCCTTAGGCCTCGATTTGTAAGCAATATGGGACTATTGTGCGCGGTAAgaacattttcttttcaaatatttaagtttaattacgtGGAAGACGTCTTACCTGACACATTCAATTCCATTCACCATTTTTCCATTAAGagtttgaaatttgaatttttgtaatagtaaatattataaaaagggagaattgaattttgttttttaaatttttgtatattttcatttatattataaGATGTAAAGTAAGACGATATTTAggtgaaatatttttaacattttcttttattttttcttcttatgttAGATAGTTTTATAGTTATAACATTGAATATAACATATTGCGGAAATAAAAAAGTGTCAGCTTATAATTATCGACGTTAATAAGAAAAAGCCTAAGTTAAATAGTTCAAAGTGTCAGCTTTGTGTCATACATGTATGCCATCCTAAAATCATGGATGCTAATTTGTTAAGCATTGGCTTTTAAAGCCAACTCTAACTAGCATGACATAACTGATACTAATTGATATAGGCTTGACCTCTATCAAGGATGGTGGCTCAAGAGGAGAATCCATATGGGAGTTACCTAATCTCTTCCAttgttttagatttaattatgtttgaatTTCTCTTAGTTGACTTGGTTGACTTAACATTGGTTGACTTGTTAACTTTTAATTAGGGTCAATTTGTTGACTAAATcatggttgacttgttgacttttgACTAAGGTCAACTTGTTGACTAAAGTTGACTTATCCTAAGTTGACatgccaatttttttgtttcatctttGAAACGTATTTCCAAAGAGGTTTTGTTTCATcttcttgtttgatagtttcATTAGATATACTCATCTTAatttattatagtaaaaaaagttaagcatacaaaatttacttaatatttataatttaaaaataaaataaaagtatatcatttaaataatttttatacctaatcgatttataaaattaagttcaaattatgtaaattaattttgactCAAGCGTGTCTACGAACAAGGTATCAAACACTGCATCGTACGCACTCTGATTGTGTGTGTGTCCGTATTGAGTCGAAAGCAAGAAAACATGGTCACACCACCATATTAGAGTTTCCTAGGTTTCAAACCTCTGGAAAATATGACAAAAAGCAAGAAAGGATTGTTATCGACAAACATACCTTCAATTAAATTTCACTTTGGGAATAAGTTTATAATAGTAACATTTGatgttaagaagtgaatttttaaatttaatttaacactATAAAACCAGTttgtaaaatatgaaattttcaacATACCTCCGAGGCTAAACCATATACATCTCAAAGACATTAATAAGTAATTCAATATCACTTTGACGCCAAATGATACAATAATTCTAACCAATAACAAATTTTGCACATAAATTTTGGATTAGTCTTATACATCTTcaaaaatttactttaaaacTCATTTAAACCCTACAAAATTAACTTTACAACGCAGGAAAgtaacttttcttattttattctcttttaatatTCTGACCACTGAAAACTAAACACAGCCTTATTAGTATACAAACACAAGAGGCGTGGTATCATAACATACTAGTCCAGGTTCAATGCATACAATCTCAACACAAAACATTGAGTATCAGACATCTTTggatcaaacaaaataaaacaatacaGGCTGTAATTTACAGCAACAAGCAACATGGGAGAGATAGACTTTGCTTTTGTTCAGGCACCAGAACACAGGCCAAAATCATCAGTGATCGTGGCCGAAGGCATCCCTCTGATTGATCTGTCTCCCATAAACTACCAAACCGAAGAAGACACCATCCCAGTTTCTTGTATCCAAGACTTAGTCCAAGAAATAGGCAGTGCATGCAAGGAGTGGGGTTTCTTTCAGGTGATCAATCATAAGGTTCCTTTGGATAAAAGACAGAGGATTGAAGAGGCTGCAAGGAAGTTTTTTTCACTTGATTTGGAAGAAAAACTGAAGGTGAGAAGGGACGCAGTTAACGTGTTGGGGTACTTTGAAGCAGAACATACCAAAAATGTTAGGGACTGGAAAGAAATCTACGATTTCAATGTGCAGGAACCCACTTTTATACCACCTTTACTTCCACATGATGATGAGCAAAGCTTTCAGTTCCAATGGGATAATCGCTGGCCTCACAATCCTCCAGATTTCAAGTAATTCAATGCCCATAATATATTTCTGCTATTAAATTTGAGTTTAATTTCATATACTGTAAAAAATCTACACCTTCAATTCTGTCTCTATGTTGTATTTGTTTTACAAAGGTGAGGATTAAATTTGGCTCTAAGATCTTATGTGATGTATCTAAACTCTCATCATATACTAACAGAGAAACACTGATGTGATGCCAGAGAAGCATGCAAAGAATATGCACAAGAAGTGGAGAAACTTGCTTACAAGTTGATGGAACTTGTTGCCCTGAGCCTAGGCTTAGAGGCAAATAGGTTTCGCAGATACTTCACACATAACACCAGCAATATCAGACTCAACTATTATCCACCTTGCCCCTACCCTCATCTGGCTCTTGGCCTTGGACACCACAAGGACACTGGTGTTTTGACTGTGCTTGCTCAAGATGAAGTTGGTGGTCTAGAAGTAAGGAGAAAATCAGATGGAGAGTGGATTCGAGTCAAGCCCATTTTCAATTCATTCATCATTAATGTTGGTGATATGATCCAGGTATCAAAGTTTTCTCAAGGGAATATTTTCACTCTCTCTGTTTGAGGTTACTAATTTCTTCTGTTTTTCATTTCGTTTGATTTTACTTTCGTTTTGTCTGTTTGATTCGTCTGTCATGTCATCTTGTATGTTTTAGTTTCGTCTGACAAGTTCATTAAAAATGTTCCAATTTAGTCTGATAGCGTAGAATATTCAGACTGAGTGTTTAGTTTGATAAGTTCTATGTTTTGTGAATGTAGATTTGGAGCAATGATGCTTATGAAAGTGTGGAGCACAGAGTTGTGGTGAACTCTGAGAAAGATAGGTTTTCAGTTCCGTTCTTTCTAAAACCTGCACTCTATACTGATGTGATGCCCTTTGAAGAGTTGCTTGATGATAAAAACCCTCCTAAATAT contains:
- the LOC114175825 gene encoding probable 2-oxoglutarate-dependent dioxygenase At5g05600; the encoded protein is MGEVDPAFIQDPQHRPKLNTIQAEEIPVIDLSPITHDSVSDPSSIEGLVKEIGSACKEWGFFQVINHGVPITLRQNIEQGSRMFFGQTLEEKRKVRRNEFSPYGYYDTEHTKNVRDWKEVFDFQVKDPTFIPVTSDEHDDRITHWTNQSPQYPPNFRDIIEEYIEEMEKLSFRLMELIALSLGLEAKRFEEFFMKDQTSFIRLNHYPPCPCPHLALGVGRHKDAGALTLLAQDEVGGLQVKRKADQEWVRVKPTPDAYIINVGDIIQVWSNDLYESVEHRVMVNSEKERFSIPFFFFPAHDTEVKPLEELTDEKNPPKYRPYKWGKFLVRRKGSNFKKQNVENIQIYHYKIT
- the LOC114178067 gene encoding protein DMR6-LIKE OXYGENASE 1-like, with protein sequence MIRATTIMGEVDPAFIQDLEHRPKLHTLQTQNIPVIDLSPITNHAVSDPSSIEGLVKEIGSACKEWGFFQVINHGVPITLRQNIEQGSRMFFGQTLEEKRKVRRDEKSAVGYYDTEHTKNVRDWKEVFDFLAKDPTLVPLSADEHDDRLTQWTNTSPPYPPNFRDIIQEYVEEMEKLSFKLMELIALSLGLEAKRFEEYFMKDQTSFIRFNHYPPCPNPHLALGVGRHKDPGALTILGQDEVEGLEVKHKAYEEWIRIKPIPNAYIINLGDIVQVWSNDAYESPEHRVVVNSEKERFSIPFFFFPAQETEVKPLDELINDQNPSKYRTYKWGKFLVHRFNTNFKKHKVDNIQIYDYKIK
- the LOC114176429 gene encoding protein DMR6-LIKE OXYGENASE 2-like — protein: MGEIDFAFVQAPEHRPKSSVIVAEGIPLIDLSPINYQTEEDTIPVSCIQDLVQEIGSACKEWGFFQVINHKVPLDKRQRIEEAARKFFSLDLEEKLKVRRDAVNVLGYFEAEHTKNVRDWKEIYDFNVQEPTFIPPLLPHDDEQSFQFQWDNRWPHNPPDFKEACKEYAQEVEKLAYKLMELVALSLGLEANRFRRYFTHNTSNIRLNYYPPCPYPHLALGLGHHKDTGVLTVLAQDEVGGLEVRRKSDGEWIRVKPIFNSFIINVGDMIQIWSNDAYESVEHRVVVNSEKDRFSVPFFLKPALYTDVMPFEELLDDKNPPKYRSLNWGKFRTARMRSNFSKSNVENLQIYHFKFSK